Genomic window (Rhododendron vialii isolate Sample 1 chromosome 4a, ASM3025357v1):
CATTTTATATTGCTTGATAATTAGTGATTACTTGCATCTATGCTGCCTCTTGATGTCTCACAGATATTTTTCTTGTCGGCCTCCTCAAAGGATATTTTGTTGGGCCGAGCTCAATCGGTTTTGCCAAAGGATGTTGAGCTTGAAAAACTATCGAGCTTCAAAATGTATTCAAGCTTGCGTCCAGATGTACCCCGAATAGTGTTTAACGAGCCCAACACAAGGCTAACTGGAGTATCCGTCAGTGATAAATTAGGTCTTACGCGCCCTTTCTAACTTCATTCTGTGTGCATGTAATAGCCTGTGATACGGAATACTAAGCTCTATTTCCCTGAATTACTGGGTCTGAAGAATCCTAGTACAACCCGAAACGGAAACTTGTTCCAAGTGACATGATATGGAATTGTGTTATCTTTGTGTTTTCCACTGAAAAGTTGATTACACAGGAGAATTACCAAAACAATTCTACAACAAAATGAATTGAACAAGGTGAAATGTGAAATGGTGTGGTTCAACTCCTGCTTCGGCCGCCAAGAAGATGTTAAACACTGGATTTGTGCAGAGTCTAAACACCGTTTACTGATTCTCCATGTTGCGCGCTGCTTGATCGGAATCGTTATTGACAATGTTCTGCTATTTTAGATTAAATACACATATGCTACTTATACATGCAGAATATTGCTAATCAAGATCTTCGCATGGAAAGCAGTGATAATCGAGCGCGAAGGCTTTGGCTGCGCTTGTTCTTCAAGTTTCTTCGGCGGGTCTTCTTCCCGGGGCGCATCACACAGACGTCGCCGTTGCATATAACAGAGCTCGATTTCGAGGACCTCGAAAAGCATCTCAAGAAACTGATAAAAAACAACACCATTGCTGAGAAAGAAGAGACAGAATCTGATCTGTGGAGAAGCTCCTGTAACCACCCTACCCTTGTAAAAGTTTGTTTTTCTCTGTGATGTGATGATGGGAGTGATAAAAATACAAGAACACGTTCTTATATACAGAGTGATTGGATTGAATGATTCCAACTAGGCTTAACTAATTTTCCAGAGGTCAATGTGAGGGGGCTATGACTCTTGATATTATTTTACTAATTTAGGTTTGAGTGTAGAGAAGAGGCACACGCTGTTTGCTTTTAAACCAGTTGGTTTTCGCATTTGAAAAGCGTGTTTGTGGACTTTACTAATTTGGTAGGAAATGTGGCATTCAATTTTCACTTGTTATTAGATAGATGTGAAtgtggagatggagatggaaaACTGCGTGTTGAACTAATAAAACTTCGACTCAGCATTGTCTCCACCTTAGATTAGTCGCATAACGCTGGTGCAGGTGTGTAAGTGTCTCTTGAAAGCGTGTTTGTGGACTTCACTAATTTGGTAGGAAATGTTGCATTCAATTTTCACTTGTTATTAGATAGATGTGAATGTGGAGATGGAAAACTGTGTGTTGAACTAATAAAACTTCGACTCAGCATTGTCCCCACCTTAGATTAGTCGCATAACGCGGATGCAGGTGTGTAAGCGTCTCTTGAAAGTATTGCAAATTGTAATGTTCAAAATCTGTTAGAATGAGAATTGGAAGCGAGAAAATTAGACCCATTTTGTGAAGCTGTGTCACAAAAGTATTTTCCACATTTGTCCCtctcaaaaaaatgtttttacgATACTATTAAATGTGACTTAACTATTAAGACAAAGAGGTAAATTTATTATACCGAGAAACCCAACTGTCCCATTCCATACGAACTAAACATCTGTTATAGATCAgtaattttcaaatgaggagatctttattttaattaaaataaagacctcttcattttttccattttccgttcgaattttgatgatccgagccgctcaatgtgttcgaaaagtgattttaaaggtacccgcgagaaatcggcaaaaaaaaaagacctggaAAGGCTTTAtccaagtagtttttgtttgaaccgtttgataaaaaaacaaacaaaaactgctcggaagaagcccttcccggtctttttttttcctgatttctcgcgggtaagcttaaaatcacgttctgaatacattgagcggcttggattatTGAAATTCTATCGGAAAAGGAAGCTCagcattttattaagttaaggtggttcTTACGGGAAGTGGACTGTGTTATAGATTTCAAATGAAAGCACTCATAAACCGTATGTCTTTTCTCAAGCACTTTTCATCTAATCAATTTAGTCCCCAATTACATTTGGTTAAAAAATTGTGTGCAGGGTATACAATTCTGAAATTGCATCTAACAATATTTGACTCGAACACGCATCGAATGTGCGAACCACTTCTAGTTACATCTATGTACATCAACAAGCCAATTATGTAACAGGAAAACGGTAAGAGGAGTAATTTTAAACTTGAACCGTCAATTTTTATGTTATACTCCTAAAGCTCATTTGTAATTTTACATGATGTtcgatcaaactaattttttgcgaGGATAATTTTTCCTATGCAGTCCGCAAGATGGGTAGTTTGAATCACCATATTGGCTCACAACCACCTAAAATTGGACCATGACGGAGGATAAGGGATTGGACACGGTTCGATCAAAACTAGCCAACCAGATCACATGTACTGGAAAAACCTAATTCACGGGAAGAGAGGTACCTAGGCTTTTCCGGTACAAGAAGATTTTGAACTCTCAAAACCGTTGCCATTATCCTCACAAAACTAGGCCCCACACAAAGGGGCGTTGGGGCACAAAGGCTCACATAGTGGGTGGATACGTTAATTGCAACACGTGATTGTGTCCCCTGACCCAAACCCGACGACCCGTTCACTTTTTCCACTCGTGTTTGTGCTTGTGAAAGTTGTGACCTAAGCCATGACCAAGTTGTGACCTACCCAAGTTGTGTGtgggtgtgagagagagagagagagagagagagagatggatgacTGAGAATTTACATACCCAAGCGTGCTAGGACCGCTGCTGCACTTGGTCCAACGGTAGAtatgttttttaaatttgcaaGGACAAAACTACAAAATTGAGCGATTTTGtccctacaaattcagaaagCATACATATTCCTCTTCATACCCAATTGTGTTAAGACCACCGCCCTTGGTCCAACAGTATGTATGTTTTCTAAATTTGAAAGGACAAAACTACAAACATAATTATCTTAAAATTTACGgctatttttttgtatttttgtagaCCTCGGAGTAGGCTCCACACAGCATGCGATGGACCATGTGCGTTGGCCTAGACTTTCCTATTCATACCAACACAATATGCTCATTGCAATATCCAGAAGTACCGAAAATAATGTATATACTCGTTGCAAATacaacggagagagagaggaggaaaaccGAAATGATAATAACGCGAACCATTTCATTCAAGCCCAATTTGAAGCTATCAATATATATTATACTGCTTCAATTCGCAAGCACATAGACATCCAAATAAGAGATCGGTAATGTCAAACGGCGaaagagacaaaaagaaaagatagcACCAGATGGATGACTGAGAATTTACATATTTCGGCATATTTCGATAGTCATAGTATTTACATAGATTTCATTGTCTGCAAGTATTTCAGAGTGATCCAAATGTGTTCTCCCCACTGTAAGTCATGTAAAGGAAGCCATCCTCATCTTTGTTTTCCTCATAAATTGCAGACATCATAGCAGCTGTGGCAAGACAAAGACACGGTTGAATCTATGAGAAAAAGGTACACAACTGGTGAATGATTAAGGAGCCTTTATGAGTCTATGGCAATGAAGAAATCATAACCAGAAAATTTCTTACCAGTGGGCGGCAAAATGTTCTTGACAAAGATGAAGATGGCCTTCTCAGCACTGAGCTTTATCCTCTTCCGAACAACATAGACAAACTGCCCAACAGTCAAATCAGCAGGAACCAGATATCTGCACGCATTAAAATTTACCACATTACGTCCAAAAAATGTTCTATAGTGTTAACCAATCCACAATACAGGTTTCAGATACATATCATTGACTATCTCAATGTATCGACAGGATAATGAGAATGCTGCAGCAGAGTGCCAAGCAAGGAGGACATTACTTGTACAAACACAaacagaattttaaaaaaacaatgaGCAAGTAAGTGAACCCAGCTAAATTTGCAGGGAAGTGTGAGTACAAAAGATGCGATAGAATTTGGGAGTCAGGGTATGTCCACCCCAAAACTTAAGGAGATTGGATGGAATATCAGGCCGAATGAAAGTGGTGCTGACGtaaaaaagtgagagagagagagagagagagagagatcttatTTGGAAATACAAACGGATAATTATGCTCGTCAAATTCCAATAGTAAGTTTTCAGCTGCATCCTTAAGCACAACAGTCAACAACCtaattatatagatatatactGTAAT
Coding sequences:
- the LOC131322407 gene encoding autophagy-related protein 8C-like, whose translation is MAKSSFKLEHPLERRQAEASRIREKYPDRIPVIVEKAERSDIPDIDKKKYLVPADLTVGQFVYVVRKRIKLSAEKAIFIFVKNILPPTAAMMSAIYEENKDEDGFLYMTYSGENTFGSL